One Egicoccus halophilus genomic region harbors:
- a CDS encoding diacylglycerol/lipid kinase family protein yields the protein MSSPLGPPLLVANPGAGAGRDAVLPRLTAALRTRGLDFDVVTTGGPGDATRLARQAVQDGRRFVVAVGGDGTVQEVVNGLVDAETGEVRGRRPVLGVVAGGTGCDFARTFGLDRAPEVLADHLLGEQTLPIDLGRVRLTGLDGRPRTVLFANIAEAGYGGDVIALANRLPRRLGRARYGAAIVGAIARFRHVETTVTVDQGTRTEPLCNVVVANGQFFGRGLQVAPRALPYDDRFNVQSWGATPFDVLRAAPQLRKGDHLSRSDVREWQSARVEVAASRPLLVEADGEVLGRTPASFDLLHRVIDLKL from the coding sequence GTGTCGTCCCCTCTCGGTCCGCCCCTGCTCGTCGCCAACCCGGGGGCCGGCGCCGGTCGCGACGCGGTGCTGCCGCGACTGACCGCGGCGCTGCGGACGCGGGGCCTCGACTTCGACGTGGTCACCACCGGGGGTCCGGGTGACGCGACCCGCCTCGCTCGACAGGCGGTGCAGGACGGACGGCGATTCGTCGTCGCCGTGGGCGGCGACGGCACCGTGCAGGAGGTCGTCAACGGGCTCGTCGACGCGGAGACCGGCGAGGTGCGCGGTCGGCGACCCGTCCTCGGCGTCGTCGCCGGGGGGACCGGGTGTGACTTCGCCCGCACCTTCGGACTGGACCGGGCCCCGGAGGTGCTCGCCGACCATCTGCTCGGTGAGCAGACCCTGCCGATCGATCTCGGGCGCGTGCGGCTGACCGGCCTCGACGGCCGCCCCCGCACGGTGCTGTTCGCCAACATCGCCGAGGCCGGCTACGGCGGCGACGTCATCGCCCTGGCCAACCGGCTGCCCCGCCGCCTCGGCCGGGCGCGTTACGGCGCCGCGATCGTCGGCGCCATCGCCCGTTTCCGGCACGTCGAGACCACGGTGACCGTCGACCAGGGCACCCGCACCGAGCCGCTGTGCAACGTGGTGGTCGCCAACGGGCAGTTCTTCGGCCGCGGACTGCAGGTCGCCCCGCGGGCACTGCCCTACGACGACAGGTTCAACGTGCAGTCGTGGGGTGCCACCCCGTTCGACGTCCTGCGCGCCGCCCCGCAGCTGCGCAAGGGCGACCACCTGTCGCGCAGCGACGTCCGGGAGTGGCAGTCGGCGCGCGTCGAGGTGGCGGCGTCCCGGCCGCTGCTGGTGGAGGCCGACGGCGAGGTGCTCGGGCGTACCCCGGCCAGCTTCGACCTGCTGCACCGGGTGATCGACCTGAAGCTGTGA
- a CDS encoding amidohydrolase, which produces MNAATVTGVGRTSVPPRRGTLLVADRIVTLGRARSEARAMVVRGSRVVWVGDDLSQAPPHEHRLDLTGCVIGPAFVDAHAHLTPTGMGLTGLDLATARSGAEVRHAVASYASQHTGRVLWGHGFDPHAYPDALPGPDELAAVSGGAAVFLSRVDGHACLVDRRTLASAPLARAEGVERDAAGEPTGLLRREANSIVRRWSVGAMSAPELQSARSAAVRHAAALGIASVHEMGGPDIMGLDDFDAWVDGEWPIEIVPYWGSLDVEVSVSRELHHVGGDLFLDGSLGSHTAALCAPYADRPETAGHLELDDDTLADFFEEATRAGLQAGVHAIGDAALHQVVRCWRKVAQRTDASDLDAIRRLRHRLEHAEVIPPELLDDVAELGLIVSAQPMFEQRWGGPAGMYRARLGEERAAWSNPYRALADRGVDLAFGSDSNVTPMDPWGTVRAAEHRHRPQHAVTRLEAVSMSTLGGRLAARQERWVGVVRAGMRADLAVFAGDPYRADDPRDTACVLTLVQGRVAHGDAPLPDAPNR; this is translated from the coding sequence GTGAACGCCGCAACCGTCACCGGGGTGGGACGGACGTCCGTGCCGCCGCGCCGCGGGACGCTGTTGGTGGCGGACCGCATCGTGACCCTCGGACGTGCCCGTTCCGAGGCGCGGGCGATGGTCGTACGCGGCAGCCGGGTCGTGTGGGTGGGCGACGACCTCTCGCAGGCACCTCCGCACGAGCACCGGCTCGACCTCACGGGTTGCGTCATCGGCCCGGCCTTCGTCGACGCGCACGCCCATCTCACGCCGACCGGGATGGGACTGACCGGGCTCGACCTGGCCACCGCGCGCTCGGGCGCCGAGGTGCGCCACGCGGTCGCCAGCTACGCCAGCCAGCACACCGGCCGGGTGCTGTGGGGACACGGGTTCGACCCGCACGCCTATCCCGACGCCCTCCCCGGTCCCGACGAGTTGGCCGCCGTGTCCGGTGGCGCCGCCGTGTTCCTCTCCCGGGTGGACGGTCATGCCTGCCTGGTGGACCGCCGCACCCTGGCCTCGGCGCCACTGGCCCGCGCCGAGGGGGTCGAGCGGGACGCGGCGGGCGAGCCGACGGGGCTGCTGCGCCGCGAGGCCAACTCCATCGTGCGCCGCTGGAGCGTCGGGGCGATGTCGGCTCCGGAGCTCCAGTCGGCCCGCAGCGCCGCCGTCCGGCACGCCGCCGCGCTGGGCATCGCCTCGGTGCACGAGATGGGTGGTCCCGACATCATGGGGCTCGACGACTTCGACGCCTGGGTCGACGGCGAGTGGCCGATCGAGATCGTGCCCTACTGGGGCAGCCTCGACGTCGAGGTGTCCGTGTCGCGGGAACTGCACCACGTCGGCGGTGATCTGTTCCTCGACGGCTCGCTCGGGTCGCACACGGCCGCGCTGTGCGCCCCGTACGCCGACCGTCCCGAGACCGCCGGACACCTCGAGCTCGACGACGACACGCTCGCGGACTTCTTCGAGGAGGCCACCCGCGCCGGGCTCCAGGCCGGCGTGCACGCGATCGGGGACGCCGCCCTGCACCAGGTCGTGCGGTGCTGGCGCAAGGTCGCCCAGCGCACCGACGCGAGCGATCTGGACGCGATCCGTCGTCTTCGTCACCGGCTCGAACATGCCGAGGTGATCCCTCCCGAACTGCTCGACGACGTGGCCGAGCTCGGGTTGATCGTCTCGGCGCAGCCGATGTTCGAACAGCGCTGGGGCGGCCCGGCCGGGATGTACCGCGCCCGCCTCGGCGAGGAGCGGGCCGCCTGGTCGAACCCGTACCGGGCCCTCGCCGACCGGGGGGTGGACCTCGCCTTCGGATCGGACAGCAACGTCACGCCCATGGACCCGTGGGGGACCGTCCGGGCGGCCGAGCACCGGCACCGGCCGCAGCACGCCGTGACCCGCCTCGAGGCCGTGTCCATGTCGACGTTGGGCGGCCGGCTCGCCGCGCGGCAGGAGCGCTGGGTCGGCGTCGTACGGGCGGGCATGCGCGCCGACCTGGCGGTGTTCGCCGGCGACCCCTACCGGGCCGACGACCCCCGGGACACCGCGTGCGTGCTGACGCTGGTGCAGGGGCGCGTCGCGCACGGCGACGCACCGCTCCCGGACGCGCCCAACCGGTAG
- a CDS encoding polyprenol monophosphomannose synthase, whose translation MRALVVVPTYDERGTVEELVTALRALPSPPDVLVVDDASPDGTGQVADALAGADPGVSVLHRPAKGGLGPAYRAGLRWGLDRGYVALVEMDADLSHDPADVPRLLAGLDRADLVIGSRYVSGGDVRQWAAARVALSTAGNRYVRALTRLPVRDATSGFRAFRAAVLRTIAIDGLTSDGYAFQVETALRAWRAGFVLHEVPITFVERREGASKLSRRVVAEAAWRVPAWGLAAPLGSRPRRAHPASVVRQDPDAASPSAPSTR comes from the coding sequence ATGAGGGCGCTGGTCGTCGTGCCCACCTACGACGAGCGCGGCACCGTCGAAGAACTGGTCACGGCGCTGCGCGCCCTGCCCTCGCCGCCCGACGTGCTGGTGGTGGACGACGCGAGTCCCGACGGCACCGGTCAGGTGGCCGATGCGCTGGCGGGCGCCGATCCCGGGGTCTCGGTGCTGCACCGGCCGGCCAAGGGGGGGCTCGGTCCGGCCTACCGGGCCGGCCTGCGCTGGGGCCTCGACCGGGGGTACGTCGCCCTGGTCGAGATGGACGCCGACCTCTCCCACGACCCGGCGGACGTGCCGCGGCTGCTGGCCGGGCTCGACCGCGCCGACCTCGTGATCGGTTCCCGCTACGTCAGCGGTGGGGACGTGCGGCAGTGGGCCGCGGCTCGGGTGGCGCTCTCCACGGCAGGCAACCGCTACGTGCGCGCCCTGACCCGGCTGCCGGTCCGCGACGCGACCAGCGGATTCCGGGCGTTCCGGGCGGCGGTGCTCCGCACGATCGCGATCGACGGGCTGACCTCCGACGGGTACGCGTTCCAGGTCGAGACCGCGCTGCGCGCCTGGCGGGCCGGCTTCGTGCTGCACGAGGTGCCCATCACCTTCGTCGAGCGGCGCGAGGGCGCGAGCAAGCTCTCGCGCCGGGTGGTGGCCGAGGCCGCCTGGCGCGTGCCGGCCTGGGGCCTGGCCGCGCCTCTCGGGTCGAGGCCGCGCCGAGCGCACCCGGCGTCGGTCGTACGCCAGGACCCGGACGCGGCGTCACCGTCCGCGCCGTCGACGCGGTAG
- a CDS encoding DEAD/DEAH box helicase, which translates to MADALEHDEPYRAVLDDPVVATFVRELGFAPDAFQLRAIAALLRGRSVLVAAPTGAGKTVVGEFACHEALHAGGKCFYTTPIKALSNQKFRDLVERYGEDRVGLLTGDRSVNGEAPVVVMTTEVLRNMIYEASPTLRELRHVVLDEVHYLADRSRGAVWEEVIVQLPASVQLAALSATVSNAEEFGRWLDRVRDHGEVVIEEHRPVPLRHHYFVNDKVYDTFRAGRKGGASREHRERAAQALAGVPNPDVVMLERRARTRNRVSNKGRRMGPDVKLRWPSRPHVIEELAHRGWLPAIVFVFSRQGCEDAVAQLLQAGVRLTDRAERDEIAATVDTMLGDLPDADLRVLGFDRWRAGLLDGIAAHHAGMVPAFKEAVEVLFQRGLLKVVVATETLALGINMPARTVVIERLEKWNGESHVLLTPGEYTQLTGRAGRRGIDSVGHAVVLYQRDLDFPTVAGLVGTRTYPLRSSFAPSYNMAVNLLRRHDLVQAEALLGASFAQFEADESVLRSAERLTELEEALAGYAGHLRCELGDWDDYWHLRRSLSRLEKREAKERRRDAEDQVRAGIAALQPGDVLHLPWTGRRGLVAVVGVQFTKKGTPLLQVVSDDRALSKVGPRELDAPPVPVERIRLPRKGNPRQKDYRRDIAMLLRGLEPPTLDDAVPPATRGAVDAGPSEEVRELRAQVRAHACHACPDRAEHERWQYRADDLQDQAAGLRRSIERATGSLVRQLHRILRVLTHLGYLVEDDAGIRPTDEGLRLAGIYSEVDLLVAEAVRRGVLDELDPAELAGIAALFLYEPRGGEPTERPELPTLALYDTVDELQELAEELRRHERDAGVRPLRDLDAGFVAAAYRWASGDDLDEALGSLQLTGGDFVRNVKQVADLVGQLRSVGGQPLSGTAAEAVDALRRGIVEA; encoded by the coding sequence GTGGCCGACGCCCTCGAGCACGACGAGCCGTACCGGGCGGTCCTCGACGACCCGGTCGTGGCCACCTTCGTCCGGGAGCTGGGGTTCGCGCCGGACGCGTTCCAGCTGCGTGCCATCGCCGCACTGCTGCGCGGACGCAGCGTGCTCGTCGCCGCCCCCACCGGGGCGGGCAAGACGGTGGTGGGGGAGTTCGCCTGTCACGAGGCGCTGCACGCCGGCGGCAAGTGCTTCTACACCACACCGATCAAGGCGCTGTCGAACCAGAAGTTCCGCGACCTGGTCGAGCGCTACGGCGAGGACCGTGTGGGACTGCTCACCGGCGACCGGTCGGTCAACGGCGAGGCCCCGGTCGTGGTGATGACCACCGAGGTCCTGCGCAACATGATCTACGAGGCCTCGCCGACGCTGCGCGAACTGCGCCACGTCGTGCTCGACGAGGTCCACTACCTCGCCGACCGCTCCCGCGGAGCGGTGTGGGAGGAGGTCATCGTCCAGCTGCCCGCCTCGGTGCAGCTCGCGGCCCTGTCCGCCACCGTCAGCAACGCCGAGGAGTTCGGTCGGTGGCTCGACCGCGTGCGCGACCACGGTGAGGTGGTGATCGAGGAGCACCGTCCGGTGCCGCTGCGTCATCACTACTTCGTCAACGACAAGGTCTACGACACCTTTCGTGCCGGCCGCAAGGGCGGGGCGAGCCGCGAGCACCGCGAGCGGGCCGCCCAGGCGCTGGCCGGGGTGCCCAATCCCGACGTCGTGATGCTCGAACGCCGGGCGCGCACCCGCAACCGCGTGAGCAACAAGGGCCGGCGGATGGGCCCCGACGTCAAGCTGCGCTGGCCGTCGCGTCCCCACGTGATCGAGGAGCTCGCCCACCGAGGCTGGCTGCCGGCGATCGTGTTCGTGTTCTCCCGACAGGGCTGTGAGGACGCCGTCGCCCAGCTGCTGCAGGCCGGCGTCCGGCTCACCGACCGCGCCGAGCGCGACGAGATCGCCGCGACCGTGGACACGATGCTCGGGGACCTGCCCGACGCCGACCTGCGGGTGCTGGGTTTCGACCGCTGGCGTGCCGGCCTGCTCGACGGGATCGCCGCCCACCACGCCGGCATGGTCCCGGCCTTCAAGGAGGCGGTCGAGGTCCTGTTCCAGCGCGGACTGCTCAAGGTCGTGGTCGCGACCGAGACCCTGGCGCTGGGCATCAACATGCCGGCGCGCACGGTGGTCATCGAGCGCCTCGAGAAGTGGAACGGTGAGTCGCACGTCCTGCTGACGCCGGGCGAGTACACGCAGTTGACCGGACGTGCCGGTCGGCGCGGCATCGACTCGGTCGGCCACGCGGTCGTGCTCTACCAGCGCGACCTGGACTTCCCGACCGTGGCCGGTCTGGTGGGGACGCGGACCTACCCGCTGCGCAGCTCGTTCGCGCCGTCGTACAACATGGCCGTGAACCTGCTGCGCCGACACGACCTGGTCCAGGCCGAGGCCCTGCTCGGTGCCTCGTTCGCCCAGTTCGAGGCGGACGAGTCCGTGCTGCGCAGCGCCGAGCGTCTCACCGAGCTCGAGGAGGCGCTCGCGGGATACGCCGGCCACCTGCGGTGCGAGCTGGGGGACTGGGACGACTACTGGCACCTGCGCCGGTCGCTCAGCCGGCTCGAGAAGCGCGAGGCGAAGGAGCGGCGGCGGGACGCCGAGGACCAGGTCCGTGCCGGCATCGCGGCGCTGCAACCCGGCGACGTGCTGCACCTGCCCTGGACCGGCCGCCGTGGGCTGGTCGCGGTCGTCGGCGTGCAGTTCACCAAGAAGGGGACGCCGCTGCTCCAGGTCGTCAGCGACGACCGGGCGCTGAGCAAGGTGGGTCCGCGGGAGTTGGACGCGCCACCGGTCCCGGTCGAGCGCATCCGCCTGCCCCGCAAGGGCAACCCGCGACAGAAGGACTACCGGCGCGACATCGCGATGCTGCTACGTGGTCTCGAACCGCCCACGCTGGACGATGCCGTACCGCCGGCGACCCGCGGTGCGGTCGACGCCGGCCCCTCGGAGGAGGTCCGCGAGCTGCGTGCGCAGGTCCGGGCCCATGCCTGCCACGCCTGCCCCGACCGGGCCGAGCACGAGCGCTGGCAGTACCGCGCCGACGACCTGCAGGACCAGGCCGCCGGCTTGCGCCGTTCCATCGAGCGGGCCACCGGGTCGTTGGTCCGCCAGCTGCACCGGATCCTGCGGGTGCTGACGCACCTGGGCTACCTGGTCGAGGACGACGCGGGCATCCGACCCACCGACGAAGGGCTGCGGCTGGCCGGCATCTACAGCGAGGTGGACCTGCTCGTCGCCGAGGCCGTGCGGCGAGGTGTGCTCGACGAGCTCGACCCGGCGGAGCTGGCCGGCATCGCGGCGCTGTTCCTCTACGAGCCGCGTGGTGGTGAGCCGACGGAGCGTCCCGAGCTGCCGACGTTGGCGCTGTACGACACGGTCGACGAACTGCAGGAGCTGGCCGAGGAGCTGCGCCGTCACGAACGCGACGCCGGGGTGCGGCCGCTGCGCGACCTCGACGCCGGGTTCGTCGCTGCCGCCTATCGCTGGGCGTCGGGGGACGACCTCGACGAGGCACTCGGCTCGCTGCAGCTCACCGGCGGCGACTTCGTGCGCAACGTCAAGCAGGTCGCCGACCTCGTCGGTCAGCTGCGCAGCGTCGGCGGCCAGCCGTTGTCCGGGACGGCCGCCGAGGCGGTCGACGCGTTGCGACGGGGCATCGTGGAGGCCTGA
- a CDS encoding acyl-CoA dehydrogenase family protein gives MIHRLPEEQQALLELVEGFRRETVAPQADRWEREHAFPRPVFDQLAAMDLTGLPFGEDVGGSQIPFATYLMVVEELARGHLAVGLGLSVHTLATWGIDAHATAPQREQLVPALVAGRALGAYSLSEPGSGSDAAAMTTVARRDGEVYRLDGVKAWVTHGGIADRYLVMARTGEAGARGISAFVVDADQPGLTVAAPEQKMGMWASPTAQLVFEDAPVPVDRLIGDEEGTGFRIAMASLDGGRLGIAACATGLAQAALDAALGYAREREQFGRPIAEFQGVSFLLADMATRTEASRTLWQSAADRRDHGFDVTRTAAMSKLFATDAAMQTTTDAVQVFGGYGYTTDFPVERYMREAKVLQIVEGTNQIQRLVIGRQLTGSRG, from the coding sequence ATGATCCACCGCCTTCCCGAGGAGCAGCAGGCGCTGCTCGAACTCGTCGAGGGGTTCCGTCGCGAGACGGTCGCTCCCCAGGCCGACCGTTGGGAGCGCGAGCACGCCTTCCCCCGACCGGTCTTCGACCAGCTCGCCGCGATGGACCTCACCGGCCTGCCGTTCGGCGAGGACGTCGGCGGCTCGCAGATCCCGTTCGCGACCTACCTGATGGTGGTCGAGGAGCTCGCCCGCGGGCACCTCGCGGTGGGCCTGGGGCTGTCGGTGCACACGCTGGCGACGTGGGGCATCGACGCTCACGCCACGGCGCCCCAGCGGGAGCAGCTGGTTCCTGCCCTGGTCGCGGGCCGCGCGCTGGGGGCCTACTCGCTCTCCGAGCCGGGATCCGGCTCCGACGCGGCGGCGATGACCACCGTCGCCAGACGCGACGGTGAGGTCTATCGCCTCGACGGCGTCAAGGCGTGGGTCACCCACGGCGGGATCGCCGACCGCTACCTGGTCATGGCGCGGACCGGTGAGGCGGGTGCGCGCGGGATCTCCGCGTTCGTCGTCGATGCCGACCAGCCGGGGCTGACCGTCGCCGCGCCCGAACAGAAGATGGGGATGTGGGCCTCGCCCACGGCCCAGTTGGTGTTCGAGGACGCCCCGGTGCCCGTCGACCGCCTGATCGGGGACGAGGAGGGGACCGGCTTCCGTATCGCCATGGCCTCGCTCGACGGTGGCCGGCTCGGGATCGCCGCGTGCGCCACCGGGCTCGCGCAGGCCGCGCTCGACGCGGCGCTCGGCTACGCCCGCGAGCGCGAGCAGTTCGGGCGCCCGATCGCCGAGTTCCAGGGGGTCAGTTTCCTGCTCGCCGACATGGCGACCCGGACCGAGGCGTCGCGGACGTTGTGGCAGTCGGCCGCCGACCGCCGCGATCATGGTTTCGACGTGACCCGGACCGCGGCGATGAGCAAGCTGTTCGCCACCGACGCCGCGATGCAGACCACCACCGACGCGGTGCAGGTGTTCGGCGGCTACGGCTACACGACCGACTTCCCGGTCGAGCGCTACATGCGCGAGGCGAAGGTGCTCCAGATCGTCGAGGGCACCAACCAGATCCAGCGGCTGGTCATCGGGCGTCAGCTCACCGGGTCGCGCGGGTGA
- a CDS encoding GNAT family N-acetyltransferase: protein MTPTPSGVQVRRARIEEIRPLAAEYRAEQESLYGTPGNPPLPQGGIFWLAVDPDDDRPLGYAAGTLRPTGCTIGPIFARADARRRGVGEALLVTIQQWAGQTRVPVVEISVAADNDAGQRFLEALGYVPRRVLMSLTPAGARPVPAQDPT, encoded by the coding sequence ATGACACCGACGCCATCGGGCGTGCAGGTCCGCCGCGCACGGATCGAGGAGATCCGACCGCTCGCGGCCGAGTACCGGGCGGAGCAGGAGTCGCTGTACGGCACGCCGGGAAACCCCCCGCTGCCGCAGGGCGGCATCTTCTGGCTCGCCGTCGACCCCGACGACGACCGTCCGCTGGGTTATGCGGCCGGGACGCTGCGACCCACCGGCTGCACCATCGGCCCCATCTTCGCCCGGGCCGACGCCCGCCGCCGCGGTGTCGGGGAGGCGCTGCTGGTGACCATCCAGCAGTGGGCGGGGCAGACCCGGGTCCCCGTCGTCGAGATCTCGGTCGCGGCGGACAACGACGCCGGGCAGCGGTTCCTCGAAGCGCTCGGCTACGTCCCCCGCCGCGTACTGATGTCCCTGACCCCGGCCGGTGCCCGGCCCGTGCCCGCACAGGACCCGACATGA
- the lnt gene encoding apolipoprotein N-acyltransferase → MLAAASGLAVVAAHPPLGWWWTSFLAPVLLLAAIDVDAADAADRERRPRAFRLGLLMGLATFLPMLSWLVLPAGFVGWALLSAVQAGFFGLLALAVRPWLRSRWLPLIVAVAWTGVDAWRAIWPLNGFEWGAIAYAHVEGSWLLPVARITGGRGITFFVVLVGAAGYAVARTTLAGLRAREEGPVEYAVTPARAPVAVLLGALLLSVLVTIEPPASSGSLDVLAVQGNDIRHWEEDVTDASFRITSQLRDQTVAATAGGPPPDLTVWPEASIDTDPFSDRGAHFLPLLEEAASSSRHLLAGMNIDGPDPRTGFWRTQLLVDTDARAVGRYDKRRVVPFGEYIPMRTYLEWFPPLRQIPRDILPHPEPHVVTVDDVPVAVLICFETLFQDINRTNVLAGDEPAQLIVTATTDASYGESAQPDQHLAQSRLRAVETGRWVVHAALSGASAFVDPHGGVEQVTDLFTQATIRRQVPLVTGTTPYLLVGDVVGWITRVGVLGLLGFPLWSRLRRRPDVRESVEVDG, encoded by the coding sequence GTGCTCGCCGCCGCCTCGGGGCTCGCCGTGGTGGCCGCCCATCCACCACTGGGGTGGTGGTGGACGAGCTTCCTGGCGCCCGTCCTGCTGCTCGCCGCCATCGACGTCGACGCGGCCGACGCGGCGGACCGCGAGCGACGGCCCCGTGCCTTCCGCCTCGGCCTGCTGATGGGCCTCGCGACGTTCCTGCCGATGCTGTCCTGGCTGGTGCTACCCGCCGGCTTCGTCGGCTGGGCACTGCTGAGCGCCGTCCAGGCGGGCTTCTTCGGTCTGCTCGCCCTCGCCGTGCGACCGTGGCTGCGCTCGCGGTGGCTGCCGCTGATCGTGGCCGTGGCCTGGACGGGCGTCGACGCATGGCGGGCGATCTGGCCGCTCAACGGCTTCGAGTGGGGAGCGATCGCCTATGCCCACGTCGAGGGCTCCTGGCTCCTGCCGGTCGCCAGGATCACCGGGGGCCGGGGCATCACCTTCTTCGTCGTGCTCGTCGGGGCCGCCGGGTACGCCGTGGCACGCACCACGCTCGCGGGTCTGCGCGCGCGGGAGGAAGGCCCGGTGGAGTACGCGGTGACCCCGGCACGTGCGCCGGTGGCCGTGCTGCTGGGCGCGCTGTTGCTGTCGGTGCTGGTCACGATCGAGCCACCCGCCTCCTCGGGGAGTCTCGACGTGCTGGCCGTCCAGGGCAACGACATCCGCCACTGGGAGGAGGACGTCACCGACGCCTCGTTCCGGATCACGAGCCAGTTGCGTGACCAGACCGTGGCCGCGACCGCAGGAGGCCCGCCACCGGACCTGACGGTGTGGCCCGAGGCGAGCATCGACACCGATCCGTTCAGCGACCGCGGCGCGCACTTCCTGCCGCTGCTCGAGGAGGCCGCGTCGAGCTCGCGCCACCTGCTGGCCGGGATGAACATCGACGGTCCGGACCCACGGACCGGGTTCTGGCGCACGCAGCTGCTCGTCGACACCGACGCACGGGCGGTCGGTCGTTACGACAAACGTCGGGTGGTGCCCTTCGGCGAGTACATCCCGATGCGCACGTATCTCGAGTGGTTCCCGCCGCTTCGCCAGATCCCGCGCGACATCCTGCCCCACCCCGAGCCGCACGTCGTCACCGTCGACGACGTCCCGGTCGCGGTCCTGATCTGCTTCGAGACCCTGTTCCAGGACATCAACCGCACCAACGTGCTCGCCGGGGACGAGCCGGCGCAGCTGATCGTGACCGCCACGACCGACGCCTCCTACGGGGAGAGTGCCCAGCCCGACCAGCACCTGGCCCAGAGCCGGCTGCGGGCGGTCGAGACGGGACGGTGGGTCGTGCACGCCGCGCTCTCGGGCGCGTCGGCGTTCGTCGACCCGCACGGTGGTGTCGAACAGGTCACCGACCTGTTCACGCAGGCCACCATCCGTCGACAGGTGCCGCTCGTGACCGGCACGACGCCCTACCTCCTCGTCGGTGACGTGGTCGGCTGGATCACGCGCGTCGGTGTCCTCGGACTGCTCGGGTTTCCGCTGTGGTCGCGGTTGCGCCGACGGCCCGACGTCCGTGAGTCGGTCGAGGTCGACGGATGA
- a CDS encoding M24 family metallopeptidase: MTTQRLERARTAMRDAGVDALLVGPSADLRYLVGYHALPLERLTLLVVPAEGEPALVVPELEAARAEESGAHRLAPLRPWSETDDPIDLVRDLLRRRGAQDGRLALQDRLWTSFTLQLQSALPGAEWVAGSTVMRELRLRKSPDEIRALHEVGTAIDTVHAAVPSLLRPGRTEAEVGRDIAERILVDHDEVNFVIVASGPNGASPHHETGERVLQAGDAVVVDIGGTRNGYCSDVTRDYVLGEAPDGYAELHAVLEEAQEAAVRAVRPGVPAASIDEAARAVIREAGYGEYFIHRTGHGIGVEEHEEPWIVGGNHQTIEAGMAFSIEPGIYVPGRYGARIEDIVVVTEDGVERVNHQPRRFVVC; this comes from the coding sequence GTGACGACGCAACGGTTGGAACGGGCACGAACGGCGATGCGCGACGCGGGAGTCGACGCGCTGCTGGTCGGGCCCAGCGCGGACCTGCGCTACCTGGTCGGCTACCACGCGCTGCCACTGGAGCGGCTCACGTTGCTGGTGGTGCCTGCCGAGGGCGAGCCGGCGCTGGTCGTGCCGGAACTCGAGGCGGCCCGTGCCGAGGAGTCGGGCGCGCACCGTCTGGCCCCGCTGCGCCCGTGGTCGGAGACCGACGACCCGATCGATCTCGTCCGCGACCTGTTGCGGCGTCGAGGTGCGCAGGACGGCCGTCTGGCGTTGCAGGACCGGCTGTGGACCTCGTTCACGCTGCAGCTGCAGTCGGCACTGCCTGGCGCCGAGTGGGTGGCCGGTTCGACCGTGATGCGCGAGCTACGCCTGCGCAAGAGTCCCGACGAGATCCGGGCCCTGCACGAGGTCGGGACCGCCATCGACACCGTCCACGCGGCCGTGCCCTCGCTGCTGCGGCCCGGCCGCACGGAGGCCGAGGTCGGACGCGACATCGCCGAACGCATCCTCGTCGACCACGACGAGGTGAACTTCGTCATCGTCGCGTCCGGTCCCAACGGCGCGTCCCCGCACCACGAGACCGGTGAAAGGGTCCTGCAGGCGGGCGACGCCGTGGTGGTCGACATCGGCGGGACCCGCAACGGCTACTGCTCCGACGTGACCCGCGACTACGTGCTCGGCGAGGCGCCCGACGGCTACGCCGAACTGCACGCGGTGCTCGAGGAGGCCCAGGAGGCCGCCGTCCGCGCCGTGCGGCCCGGGGTCCCGGCCGCGTCCATCGACGAGGCCGCCCGGGCGGTCATCCGCGAGGCCGGCTACGGGGAGTACTTCATCCACCGCACGGGTCACGGGATCGGCGTGGAGGAACACGAGGAGCCCTGGATCGTTGGCGGCAACCACCAGACGATCGAGGCCGGCATGGCCTTCTCCATCGAGCCGGGCATCTACGTTCCCGGACGCTACGGCGCCCGCATCGAGGACATCGTGGTGGTGACCGAGGACGGCGTGGAGCGGGTCAACCACCAGCCGCGACGGTTCGTGGTCTGCTGA